The Silurus meridionalis isolate SWU-2019-XX chromosome 16, ASM1480568v1, whole genome shotgun sequence genome has a segment encoding these proteins:
- the LOC124399045 gene encoding CXXC-type zinc finger protein 4: MANMSSSVCMETPHTHGHAHSYTPTAGRDFSLQMDSCMNPVLDYSAQMERYRSFANFYKNGTAPFPQAAKIARLATPIFPSPMTPWSCDNGMLWGRKPPAVNVNVNVNGAHAHAHAHRTTMPRAEPLNVHMPSKMSTDNFLSPLSQVGGAECMNRLKVPPQSSGSNAGGGASEPERGGATFGGFALPPGVIVMTTLHSGAGSSVATMTDSAFQIAADCQHSNSASCSGSNASTNATVSANNSCSGGAAKRKRKRCGVCAPCRRLINCGVCSSCRNRKTGHQICKFRKCEELKKKPGSTVERASSVGAADTFRWFF, from the exons ATGGCGAACATGAGCAGCAGTGTGTGCATGGAGACGCCACACACTCACGGCCACGCCCACAGCTACACGCCCACCGCAGGGCGGGACTTTTCCCTGCAGATGGACTCGTGCATGAACCCTGTGTTGGACTACAGCGCTCAGATGGAACGCTACCGCTCCTTCGCTAACTTTTACAAGAACGGAACTGCTCCGTTTCCTCAGGCAGCAAAAATCGCTCGCTTGGCCACACCCATTTTCCCGTCACCAATGACACCCTGGTCGTGCGACAACGGAATGCTTTGGGGTCGTAAACCTCCAGCGGTGAACGTCAACGTGAATGTGAACGGAGCTCACGCACACGCTCACGCGCACCGGACCACCATGCCTCGAGCGGAACCACTTAACGTGCACATGCCCTCCAAGATGTCCACTGACAACTTCCTGTCTCCGCTCAGTCAGGTGGGTGGAGCTGAGTGCATGAACCGTCTCAAGGTGCCACCACAGAGCAGCGGGAGCAATGCAGGAGGGGGCGCCAGTGAGCCTGAAAGGGGTGGGGCCACATTTGGAGGATTTGCGTTACCCCCTGGGGTTATTGTCATGACAACACTGCACTCAGGGGCGGGCTCATCGGTGGCGACGATGACGGACAGCGCGTTTCAGATCGCTGCCGACTGCCAGCACAGCAACTCAGCATCCTGCTCCGGCTCTAACGCTAGCACTAACGCTACCGTCAGCGCTAACAACAGCTGCAGCGGCGGAGCAgcaaagaggaagaggaagcgATGCGGTGTCTGCGCCCCCTGCAGGCGGCTTATCAACTGCGGTGTGTGCAGCTCCTGCCGGAACAGGAAAACAGGCCATCAGATCTGCAAGTTTAGAAAGTGCGAAGAGTTGAAGAAGAAACCAGGGAGCACAGTtgag CGAGCCTCGTCCGTAGGAGCAGCAGACACGTTCCGCTGGTTCTTCTGA